The following are from one region of the Methanomassiliicoccales archaeon LGM-DZ1 genome:
- the ribH gene encoding 6,7-dimethyl-8-ribityllumazine synthase produces the protein MKEYRIGAVVAEFNYEVTMLMMERAKAEAEFLGVKITRIIKVPGVFDMPLAIKTMLERDDIDAVITIGAVIKGETKHDEVIMAQAARKITDLSLDYDKPVALGVTGPDMTELQAVDRIEKGRDVVDVVVKMLQRVEKLKTEQ, from the coding sequence ATGAAAGAATACAGGATCGGAGCGGTCGTTGCGGAGTTCAACTACGAGGTCACCATGCTGATGATGGAGAGGGCCAAGGCCGAGGCGGAGTTCCTCGGAGTGAAGATCACCAGGATCATCAAGGTCCCCGGGGTCTTCGACATGCCCCTGGCCATCAAGACCATGCTCGAGCGCGACGACATCGACGCCGTCATCACCATCGGCGCGGTCATCAAAGGCGAGACCAAGCACGACGAAGTCATCATGGCGCAGGCCGCCCGTAAGATCACCGACCTGTCGCTCGACTACGACAAGCCGGTCGCCCTCGGCGTCACCGGCCCCGACATGACCGAGCTGCAGGCCGTCGACAGGATCGAGAAGGGCCGCGACGTCGTCGATGTGGTCGTCAAGATGCTGCAGCGCGTCGAGAAGCTCAAGACCGAGCAGTGA
- the ribB gene encoding 3,4-dihydroxy-2-butanone-4-phosphate synthase: protein MVSENIEKALEAVRQGKIILIYDFDDREKESDMTCASQFITHDIIRQMRQDAGGLLCCITPWRLAKEIGLPFLSDVFWDAREKYPVLGYMAPTDIPYDNTKSSFGVTINHRDTYTGIPDCDRALTIREFAKTIFQKGKTGEELARDLGKNFRAPGHVHLLNSSEHILTNRHGHTELASAMMYMAGVEPSATICEMMGDDGHSEKKEDCIAYAKEHGIPFVTGNEIIEAWNDFKKQHPELDV from the coding sequence ATGGTTAGCGAGAATATCGAGAAGGCCCTGGAGGCCGTCCGTCAGGGGAAGATAATCCTGATCTACGATTTCGATGACCGCGAGAAGGAGAGCGACATGACCTGCGCCTCGCAGTTCATCACCCACGACATCATCAGGCAGATGAGGCAGGACGCCGGCGGCCTGCTCTGCTGCATCACCCCGTGGCGCCTGGCCAAGGAGATCGGGCTCCCGTTCCTGTCCGACGTCTTCTGGGACGCCAGGGAGAAGTACCCGGTGCTCGGCTACATGGCGCCCACCGACATTCCCTACGACAACACGAAATCGTCGTTCGGGGTCACCATCAACCACAGGGACACCTACACCGGCATACCCGACTGCGACAGGGCCCTCACCATCAGGGAGTTCGCCAAGACCATCTTCCAGAAGGGGAAGACCGGCGAGGAGCTCGCCCGCGACCTCGGGAAGAACTTCCGCGCCCCCGGCCATGTGCACCTCCTGAACTCCAGCGAGCACATCCTGACCAACAGGCACGGGCACACCGAGCTCGCCAGCGCCATGATGTACATGGCCGGCGTCGAGCCCTCGGCGACCATCTGCGAGATGATGGGCGATGACGGCCATTCGGAGAAGAAGGAGGACTGCATCGCCTACGCCAAGGAGCACGGCATCCCGTTCGTCACCGGCAACGAGATCATCGAGGCCTGGAACGACTTCAAGAAGCAGCATCCCGAACTGGACGTGTGA
- a CDS encoding ATP-binding protein, which yields MAEEYVERPSYIKLMMEYFDNRNIIKVLTGIRRCGKSVILEQFRQHLLNSGTSEKDIMLIDLEKMRYVIDSERMLYDFVSSNIHSDEPIVLIDDIQLVKGWEKAVDTIRLKYNANIYITGSDSETVSESLGTHLTGRYVEINIFPFSFKEFLARYPIDSENGYTQRFTQYLRFGGMPIIDLKDSQRKNRTILRGVYDSIINNDIRPNMEIDQTILDNMTSFMISNVGNLTSYGNIAGRSYVGDQRTIEKYLGKLCGCYIFYKADRYDVIGRKHLKINAKYYLADTGFRDAILLSSEYNEAAMLENAVFIELLRRGYRVSVGSYRDREIDFTAWLDGEPEYYQIAWSVQDSNVLKREVGSIAKLDGRRVLITMDRDLPDVPEGIEAINAVDFFME from the coding sequence ATGGCCGAAGAGTATGTGGAACGTCCTTCGTACATCAAACTGATGATGGAATACTTCGATAACCGCAACATCATCAAGGTCCTTACCGGAATCCGCAGATGCGGAAAATCTGTCATCCTGGAACAATTCAGACAGCATCTTCTGAACAGCGGGACATCTGAAAAGGACATCATGCTAATCGATCTGGAGAAGATGAGGTATGTCATCGATTCGGAAAGAATGCTCTATGACTTCGTATCGTCCAATATTCATTCCGATGAACCGATTGTTCTCATCGACGATATTCAGTTGGTAAAAGGATGGGAAAAGGCAGTGGACACCATCCGCCTGAAATACAACGCCAACATCTATATCACCGGCTCCGACTCTGAAACAGTGTCGGAATCGCTGGGAACACACCTTACCGGAAGGTACGTCGAGATCAACATCTTCCCTTTCTCCTTCAAGGAATTCCTAGCCCGTTATCCGATCGATTCTGAGAACGGATATACCCAGAGATTCACCCAATACCTGCGCTTCGGCGGCATGCCAATCATAGACCTCAAGGACAGCCAGAGGAAGAACAGGACGATTCTTAGAGGGGTGTACGATTCCATAATCAACAACGATATCAGGCCCAACATGGAGATAGATCAGACCATCTTGGACAACATGACTTCGTTCATGATATCCAATGTCGGGAATCTCACATCCTACGGAAACATAGCCGGGAGATCTTATGTCGGCGACCAGCGCACGATCGAGAAGTACCTTGGGAAACTTTGCGGGTGCTACATCTTCTACAAAGCGGACAGATACGATGTGATAGGCAGAAAACATCTGAAAATCAACGCTAAATATTATCTGGCGGACACGGGCTTCAGGGATGCCATATTGCTCAGTTCCGAATATAATGAAGCTGCGATGCTGGAGAATGCAGTTTTCATCGAACTCCTGCGCAGAGGGTACAGAGTATCCGTCGGCTCGTACAGGGACAGGGAAATCGACTTCACGGCATGGCTGGACGGAGAACCGGAGTACTATCAGATCGCATGGAGCGTACAGGATTCCAATGTCCTGAAAAGGGAAGTCGGTTCCATTGCCAAACTGGATGGCAGAAGAGTTTTGATAACAATGGACAGGGACCTTCCCGATGTTCCCGAGGGGATCGAAGCGATCAATGCGGTCGATTTCTTCATGGAATGA
- a CDS encoding helix-turn-helix domain-containing protein, which translates to MTGTKRFSELKRSVTGVSQKVLTQSLRSLEDDGLITRKVYAEVPPRVEYSMTDLGALLHPVLDALAVWGNEYKASLGAAGGTA; encoded by the coding sequence ATGACGGGTACGAAGCGCTTCAGCGAGCTGAAGAGGTCCGTCACCGGAGTGTCCCAGAAGGTCCTGACCCAGAGCCTCAGGTCCCTCGAGGACGATGGCCTCATCACCAGGAAGGTCTACGCGGAGGTCCCGCCGAGGGTCGAGTACTCCATGACCGACCTCGGCGCCCTCCTGCACCCGGTGCTCGACGCCCTGGCCGTCTGGGGCAACGAGTACAAGGCCTCCCTCGGGGCCGCCGGCGGGACCGCCTGA
- a CDS encoding FAD synthase — translation MKLTRVMASGVFDIIHPGHISYLRQAKSYGDELVVVVASDETVRREKHEPITPEDMRAKIVGELKPVDRAVVGHSGGSIFDIVREIKPDVIVLGYDQHFDEAKLSRDLESNGLRGIKVVRATETADDLNATRRIVAKIRNMGGAN, via the coding sequence GTGAAATTGACGAGGGTCATGGCTTCGGGCGTGTTCGACATCATACATCCGGGCCACATATCCTACCTCAGGCAGGCGAAATCGTACGGCGACGAGCTCGTCGTCGTGGTGGCGAGCGATGAGACCGTCCGCCGCGAGAAGCACGAGCCCATCACCCCTGAGGACATGCGCGCCAAGATCGTGGGTGAGCTCAAGCCGGTGGACAGAGCCGTCGTCGGCCACAGCGGCGGGAGCATATTCGACATCGTCCGCGAGATAAAGCCGGACGTCATCGTCCTCGGCTACGACCAGCATTTCGACGAGGCGAAGCTCTCCAGGGACCTGGAGTCCAACGGCCTCCGCGGGATAAAGGTCGTTCGTGCGACCGAGACGGCGGACGACCTCAACGCCACCCGGCGCATCGTCGCCAAGATAAGGAACATGGGGGGAGCGAACTGA
- a CDS encoding phosphatase PAP2 family protein, whose translation MSELDILIWIRDNMSSAAMDAASEAADLLAGGAFTYALSLLLLIPRRTRPLGVLMLLSEALCDLIGGPLKAVTARDRPFEDYPVDLIISRSSDYSFPSGHTANAFALAFSVLCFDRRYGVAAMAFATFVAFSRLYLFVHWPTDVIAGAIMAAACVFAVRSLMKSRLEGNRRWQKFLDSDVRSAIRAKRG comes from the coding sequence GTGTCCGAACTGGATATCCTCATATGGATACGCGACAACATGTCCTCTGCGGCCATGGACGCCGCCTCCGAGGCGGCGGACCTGCTGGCCGGCGGGGCGTTCACCTATGCGCTGTCCCTCCTGCTGCTGATACCCAGGAGGACCCGTCCTCTGGGCGTTCTTATGCTGCTCTCCGAGGCCCTCTGCGACCTGATAGGCGGGCCGCTCAAGGCCGTCACGGCCAGGGACCGCCCTTTCGAGGATTATCCTGTGGACCTCATAATCTCCCGGTCGAGCGATTATTCATTCCCTTCAGGGCATACAGCCAACGCTTTCGCCCTGGCGTTCTCGGTCCTCTGCTTCGACAGGAGGTACGGCGTCGCCGCGATGGCTTTTGCAACATTCGTCGCCTTCTCCAGGTTGTATCTGTTCGTCCATTGGCCGACTGATGTGATCGCCGGCGCGATCATGGCCGCTGCGTGCGTCTTTGCCGTCAGGTCCCTCATGAAGTCGCGCCTTGAAGGGAACAGGCGGTGGCAGAAGTTCTTGGATTCCGATGTACGCAGCGCGATCCGTGCGAAGAGAGGATGA
- a CDS encoding formate/nitrite transporter family protein — protein sequence MNCKHYGKCFLRSVLAGLSIGMGGCVFMAMSTGEYKWVGAILFSIGLFTVYTFGFDLYTGKVGYAVENKPPFIIDLLIMIVGNFVGALIIGWMIPMSDAAAAVIVDARLDGDIDWWRVFCKGVFCGVLMFIAADVYKTQKSYLGAFVCVPVFILSGFEHSIADMFYFCSAGEFTMDAFLFVLVVILGNGVGGIVIPECRKYFKETPGGAVEAVKKALADDDS from the coding sequence ATGAACTGCAAGCATTACGGCAAGTGTTTTCTCAGGTCCGTATTGGCGGGCCTGTCAATCGGAATGGGCGGATGCGTCTTCATGGCGATGTCCACCGGCGAATACAAATGGGTCGGGGCGATCCTCTTCTCCATCGGCCTTTTCACGGTCTATACCTTCGGGTTCGACCTCTACACCGGGAAAGTGGGCTACGCGGTGGAGAACAAGCCGCCTTTCATCATCGACCTCCTGATCATGATCGTCGGGAACTTCGTGGGGGCGCTCATCATCGGATGGATGATCCCCATGTCCGACGCCGCGGCGGCGGTCATCGTCGATGCCCGCCTGGACGGCGACATCGATTGGTGGAGGGTGTTCTGCAAGGGCGTCTTCTGCGGTGTCCTGATGTTCATCGCCGCCGACGTCTACAAGACGCAGAAGAGCTACCTCGGGGCGTTCGTATGCGTCCCCGTCTTCATCCTCTCGGGCTTCGAGCACTCGATCGCCGACATGTTCTACTTCTGCTCCGCGGGAGAGTTCACCATGGACGCCTTCCTCTTCGTCCTCGTCGTCATCCTCGGCAACGGGGTCGGGGGGATCGTCATCCCCGAGTGCAGGAAATACTTCAAGGAGACCCCCGGCGGCGCCGTCGAGGCCGTGAAGAAGGCCCTGGCGGACGACGACAGCTGA
- the ribC gene encoding riboflavin synthase, producing the protein MGKAAIDELERTGTGFRIIRVTVPGMKDLPVACKKLIEEQHCDICMALGMPGPMPKDKMCADEASNGLIQAQLMTNTHIIEVFVHEDEAKDDAELAWLADRRAREHAVNVYDLLFRPERLTERAGTGLRQGFEDKGPVYRQ; encoded by the coding sequence ATGGGCAAGGCCGCCATCGACGAGCTCGAGCGCACCGGCACAGGGTTCAGGATCATCAGGGTCACCGTGCCCGGGATGAAGGACCTGCCGGTCGCCTGCAAGAAGCTCATCGAGGAGCAGCACTGCGACATCTGCATGGCCCTGGGCATGCCCGGGCCCATGCCGAAGGACAAGATGTGCGCCGACGAGGCATCCAACGGCCTCATACAGGCGCAGCTGATGACGAACACCCACATCATCGAGGTGTTCGTCCACGAGGACGAGGCCAAGGACGATGCGGAGCTGGCCTGGCTGGCCGACCGCCGCGCCCGCGAGCACGCCGTCAACGTCTACGATCTCCTGTTCAGGCCGGAGAGGCTCACCGAGAGGGCGGGCACCGGCCTGAGGCAGGGGTTCGAGGACAAAGGGCCGGTGTACCGGCAGTAA